The following nucleotide sequence is from Microbacterium imperiale.
CGAAGTCACCGGCGCGCGAAGCGTCGATGTAGCCGATCGTGCCCTCACCGGCGCCGACAGCGGACTCGACGCCCGACGTCTGCTGAGCCGACTCGGAGCGCGTGGTCGAGACGGGCCACTCGTCGCCGTCCTCGTAGGGCCATGCCTCGGGGGCGACCGACGCGAGGTACTCGGTGAAGGTGCCGGTGGTGCCCGACGCGTCGCCGCGGTAGACGGGCGTGATGTTCGTCGAGGGCAGCTCGGCGTCGGGGTTCAGCTCGGCGATGGCCGGGTCGTTCCAGGTCGCGATCTTCTCGTCGAAGATCTGCGCGATCACGTCGGGGGTGAGGTTCAGGGTCTCAACGCCCGGGAGGTTGAAGACGACGGCGACCGGCGAGATGTACGCCGGGATCTCGACGATGTCGGGGGTGACGCAGCTGCCGAACTGGCCGGCGGCGAGCTCCTCCTCGTTGAACGCGCGGTCGGAGCCGATGAAGGCGCTCGAGCCGGCGATGAAGTTCTCGCGGCCGGTGCCCGAACCGGTCGGCTGGTAGTTGATGGTCACGCCGCCGTTAGCGTTCTGGAACTCGGCGGTCCAGGCCTGCTGCGCCGCACCCTGCGACGAGGCGCCGGTCGCGTTGACGGTGCCCGACAGGTTCGAGGCTGCGTCGCCCGAAGCGTCGCCACCCGGGGCGGGCTCGTTGGCGGGGCTGCACGCGGTCAGTGCGAGAGCGGCGACGGCGCCGAGGGCGCCGATCTGGGCGAAACGGGAAAGCTTCACGCTGTGATTCCTTCGGGATAAGGGACTGCCCCTGGTGCAGGGCACGTGGAGACCGTAGAGACCGTCCCTTACGAGAGTGCGCTGTCGGGGTGAACAGAAGGTGAACGGCATCCGTGCGACCGGCGTGAGGGATGCCGCCGAGCGCGCAAGCCGTTCACCTGAGGGCACTACGGTGTGCGCCATGTCGAAGAGTGCGAAGCAGGAACGCGCGGCACGCGAGGCGGTCGACGAGACCGCGGCGGCCGCGAAGAGCGCGAAGAAGACGGCGAAGAAACTTCCCAAGAAAATCGCCCGACCGCTGAACGCCGCCATCGACGACGCCCGCGACGCCGCCGACGTGTCGAAGAAGAAGGTGCGCTCATCGCCGAAGAAGGTCGCCAAGCGGGCGCGCGCCGCCGCTGCGCGTCTCGAGAAGGCGGTCGCGACGGCGGTGCAGCGTGCGGCCGAGAAGGCGCGCCTGCGCGAACAGGCTGAGCAGGCCGACGCAGCCGCTCGCCGCGCCGAAGACGAGGCGGCAGCCGCCAAGGCGGAGTCGAAGGCACGCCGCCGCGCTGCAGCGGAGGCCGAGAAAGCCGCCGCCCGTGCCGAGCTCGCCGCCCGCGAAGCGGACGACGAACTGGCGGCTGCGCTGGGCGAGCCGGGTGCGGACGCCCCCGAGGACACTCCCGACAGCCACGGCGTGACCGATCCGCTCGATGACTCCGCGCCGTCCGTGCGGGCGGTCGACGATCTGGACGCACCGCTGTCGGCTCTCACCGTGGCACAGCTGCGGGAGCGGGCGCGCGAGGCGGGTCTGACGGGCTACTCGCGCTTGCCGAAGGCGCAGCTCGTCGAGCGGCTCTCCGGACGGTGACGGCCACGGTGCAGCGCGCGCTCGACCGGCGCGCCGAGACTCCGCCCGAACGCACACTGCTCGATGTCCTGCGGGCGACGACCGAGCGTCATCCCGAGGCCTCGGCCCTCGATGACGGATCGGGGGCGCTGAGCTTTCGCGAACTGATGGCGCGGGTGGGTGGCCTCGCCGCTCGCCTGCACGAGGCCGGTGTGCGGCGCGGCGACCGCATCGGCATCCGGATGCCGTCCGGTTCGAAGGAGCTGTACCTCTCGATCCTCGGCGTGCTCGCAGCGGGGGCGGCGTACGTGCCCGTCGACGCGGACGACCCGGACGAGCGCGCACGCCTGGTCTTCGGCGAAGCAGCTGTGCGCGGCATCATCGGCGGCACCGGGGAGTATGTGCCCGCCGAGACCGCGGCCGCGGCCGACCGAGCCGGTGACGCGAATAGCCATGACGCGGATGCCGGTGATGCGGCATCCGACGGCCGGGGTGCGCTGTTCGCGGGAGAGGCGCCCCACCCGTCGACGCATGCGGTCGTGACCGTGCCGCAGCCGCGACCCGACGACGACGCGTGGGTCATCTTCACCTCCGGCTCGACCGGCGTGCCCAAGGGCGTGGCGGTGTCGCACCGCTCCGCCGCCGCGTTCGTCGACGCCGAGGCGCGGCTGTTCGTGCAGGCCGCACCGCTCGGTCCCGGCGACCGCGTGCTCGCGGGGCTGTCGGTGGCTTTCGA
It contains:
- a CDS encoding Rho termination factor N-terminal domain-containing protein, coding for MSKSAKQERAAREAVDETAAAAKSAKKTAKKLPKKIARPLNAAIDDARDAADVSKKKVRSSPKKVAKRARAAAARLEKAVATAVQRAAEKARLREQAEQADAAARRAEDEAAAAKAESKARRRAAAEAEKAAARAELAAREADDELAAALGEPGADAPEDTPDSHGVTDPLDDSAPSVRAVDDLDAPLSALTVAQLRERAREAGLTGYSRLPKAQLVERLSGR
- a CDS encoding phosphate ABC transporter substrate-binding protein PstS, yielding MKLSRFAQIGALGAVAALALTACSPANEPAPGGDASGDAASNLSGTVNATGASSQGAAQQAWTAEFQNANGGVTINYQPTGSGTGRENFIAGSSAFIGSDRAFNEEELAAGQFGSCVTPDIVEIPAYISPVAVVFNLPGVETLNLTPDVIAQIFDEKIATWNDPAIAELNPDAELPSTNITPVYRGDASGTTGTFTEYLASVAPEAWPYEDGDEWPVSTTRSESAQQTSGVESAVGAGEGTIGYIDASRAGDFGTVAVGVGEEFVPFSAEAAAQLVAASPLAEGRGAGDLVFEIDPAAAPAGAYPIALVSYLIACEQYEDEATADIVRSYFEYVASEDGQNAAAEAAGSAPLSEDLRSQVTEAIALIGTAE